A portion of the Candidatus Dormiibacterota bacterium genome contains these proteins:
- a CDS encoding zinc-binding dehydrogenase, which yields MGQLRVAVIPAPGAPIEVREISEPALETGAALLRVELSEVCGTDVSLHAGRLEGVPYPLVPGHVSVGRLERIRGPLLDVDGRALREGDRVTFLDVHRTCHSCWYCLVAKATTRCPRRKVYGITYGLEDGPCGGWAEAIHLKPGTLCIPLHSTEPERFMAGGCSLPTALHAVERAGILPGDTVLVLGSGPVGLSSIAVALMQGAGTVLCIGAPADRLEAARSVGAAATLDLERHDESARLDWVRERTAGRSADVTIEAAGAPEAVVQAMRFTRDAGRVVIVGQYTDHGDVSFNPHADLNRKQLDVLGCWGSDFSHFYRAARIAADPARSAPWGRIPLRRYALGEAARALDDVANLRTIKALIDPRVSG from the coding sequence ATGGGCCAGCTGCGTGTCGCCGTCATTCCCGCGCCCGGGGCGCCGATCGAGGTGCGCGAAATCAGCGAGCCCGCTCTCGAGACCGGGGCCGCTCTTCTGCGCGTGGAGCTGAGCGAAGTCTGCGGCACCGACGTGTCGCTGCACGCCGGGAGACTCGAGGGGGTGCCGTACCCGCTCGTACCCGGGCACGTCTCGGTCGGGAGGCTGGAGAGGATCCGCGGCCCGCTCCTGGACGTCGACGGCCGGGCCCTGCGCGAGGGGGACCGGGTCACCTTTCTCGACGTGCACCGCACCTGCCATTCCTGCTGGTACTGCCTGGTGGCGAAGGCCACGACGCGCTGCCCGCGCCGCAAGGTGTACGGCATAACATACGGTCTGGAAGACGGTCCGTGCGGCGGCTGGGCGGAGGCGATCCACCTCAAGCCGGGCACGCTGTGCATCCCGCTTCACAGCACTGAGCCGGAGCGCTTCATGGCGGGCGGCTGCTCCCTGCCGACGGCGCTGCACGCTGTCGAGCGCGCCGGGATCCTCCCAGGCGACACCGTCCTCGTCCTCGGGAGCGGCCCCGTCGGCCTGTCCTCGATCGCCGTGGCCCTGATGCAGGGCGCGGGGACGGTGCTCTGCATCGGCGCGCCGGCCGACCGCCTCGAGGCCGCGCGGTCGGTCGGAGCGGCCGCGACGCTCGACCTGGAGCGGCACGACGAGAGCGCCCGCCTCGACTGGGTCCGGGAACGCACGGCGGGGCGCAGCGCGGACGTGACGATCGAGGCGGCGGGAGCGCCCGAGGCGGTCGTGCAGGCGATGCGCTTCACGCGCGACGCCGGCCGGGTGGTGATCGTGGGGCAGTACACGGACCACGGCGACGTCTCGTTCAACCCGCACGCGGATCTGAACCGGAAGCAGCTCGATGTCCTGGGCTGCTGGGGGTCGGACTTCTCGCACTTCTACCGGGCCGCGCGGATCGCCGCCGACCCCGCGCGCTCCGCGCCGTGGGGGCGCATCCCGCTGCGGCGCTACGCCCTCGGCGAGGCCGCCCGCGCCCTGGACGACGTGGCGAATCTCCGCACCATCAAGGCGCTCATCGATCCGCGG
- a CDS encoding CRTAC1 family protein yields the protein MQAGGLRAVTFAGLLALLAGCRGTREPAPGESGKARMAQRLAEITHGLDPAKNIFLNTKRAAALKTGIEKTPSQKMSLLPLLADELLKAGRTEEAIAIGQSLLHPDPHDAIEAPPAVQTHHFLGLCSMRLGEQENCVAHHGADSCLAPIRGTGVHTLTRGSRSAIAEFTTVLKDQPDDLGARWLLNIASMTLGEYPDKVPPRWLIPPKTFASEYDVGRFYDKAPKAGLAIKGHAGGAIMEDFDQDGFLDVMLSSMGVEDQLHFFHNNGDGTFTDRTEAAGLIGETGGLNIIHADYDNDGHPDVFVLRGGWMQKGGRYPNSLLRNNGDGTFEDTTEKAGVLSFHPTQTGAWGDYDNDGRVDLFIGNESMAGDPHPSELYHNNGDGTFTDRSVELGDTDFGYVKGVAWGDFNNDGRQDLYVSILGGDNLLFRNEGRRARPGPRGEEWQFTNVAAAAGVTGPRDSFSAWFWDYDNDGWEDLYVAGYRVTDVRDLAAAHLGLATRTEMPRLYRNNHDGTFSDVTHAVRLDRVVLPMGSNFGDLDNDGWPDVYFGDGEPSLGALIPNRLFRNAEGKSFQDVTFSADVGNLQKGHGVAFGDIDNDGDQDILEEMGGWFESDMAPTVLFMNPGHGNHFVTLRLEGRRSNRSAIGSRLKVRVTTTAGPRDIYSTGGTGGSFGGNSLQQEMGLGRATSIDSIEVRWPATGATQVFRDAALDRVYRIVEGDPALAPVTLTAVDF from the coding sequence GTGCAAGCAGGAGGGCTGCGCGCCGTAACGTTCGCGGGCCTGCTGGCCCTGCTCGCGGGATGCCGCGGGACGAGGGAGCCGGCGCCCGGGGAGAGCGGCAAAGCGCGCATGGCGCAGCGGCTCGCCGAGATCACGCACGGTCTCGATCCGGCGAAGAACATCTTCCTGAATACGAAGAGGGCGGCGGCGCTCAAGACCGGCATCGAGAAGACACCCAGCCAGAAGATGTCCCTCCTGCCGCTTCTGGCCGACGAGCTCCTGAAGGCCGGGCGGACGGAGGAGGCGATCGCGATCGGCCAGTCGCTGCTGCACCCCGATCCGCACGACGCGATCGAGGCGCCGCCGGCCGTCCAGACGCACCACTTCCTCGGTCTTTGCTCCATGCGGCTGGGCGAGCAGGAGAACTGCGTCGCCCACCACGGCGCCGATTCCTGCCTGGCGCCGATCCGGGGGACCGGCGTGCACACCCTCACGCGCGGCTCGCGATCTGCGATCGCCGAGTTCACCACCGTCCTGAAGGACCAGCCGGACGACCTGGGTGCGCGCTGGCTCTTGAACATCGCTTCCATGACGCTGGGGGAGTATCCGGACAAGGTGCCGCCGCGATGGCTCATCCCGCCGAAGACCTTCGCCTCCGAGTACGACGTCGGGCGCTTCTACGACAAGGCCCCCAAGGCCGGCCTCGCGATCAAGGGGCATGCGGGGGGCGCCATCATGGAGGACTTCGACCAAGACGGCTTCCTCGACGTGATGCTCTCGTCCATGGGGGTGGAGGACCAGCTCCACTTCTTTCACAACAACGGCGACGGGACCTTCACCGACCGCACTGAGGCGGCCGGTCTCATCGGCGAGACCGGCGGCCTGAACATCATCCACGCCGACTACGACAACGACGGACACCCCGACGTCTTCGTCCTGCGGGGCGGCTGGATGCAGAAAGGGGGGCGGTATCCCAACTCGCTCCTGCGCAACAACGGCGACGGAACGTTCGAGGACACGACCGAGAAGGCCGGCGTCCTCAGCTTCCATCCGACGCAGACAGGGGCCTGGGGCGACTATGACAACGACGGACGGGTCGATCTGTTCATCGGCAACGAATCGATGGCAGGGGACCCGCACCCGAGCGAGCTGTACCACAACAATGGGGACGGCACCTTCACCGATCGCTCCGTCGAGCTGGGGGACACCGATTTCGGCTACGTGAAGGGGGTCGCCTGGGGCGACTTCAACAACGACGGAAGGCAGGACCTGTATGTCTCCATACTTGGCGGCGACAATCTCCTGTTCCGGAACGAGGGCAGGAGGGCCCGGCCGGGGCCGCGCGGCGAGGAGTGGCAGTTCACCAACGTGGCGGCTGCCGCCGGCGTGACCGGTCCCAGGGACAGCTTCTCGGCCTGGTTCTGGGACTACGACAACGACGGCTGGGAGGACCTCTACGTCGCGGGCTACCGGGTGACCGACGTGCGCGACCTGGCCGCGGCGCACCTCGGCCTGGCGACGCGCACCGAGATGCCGCGCCTGTACCGCAACAACCACGATGGAACGTTCAGCGACGTGACGCACGCGGTGCGGCTCGATCGCGTCGTGCTGCCGATGGGATCGAACTTCGGCGATCTCGACAACGATGGCTGGCCCGACGTCTATTTCGGCGACGGCGAGCCGTCCCTGGGTGCCTTGATCCCGAACCGGCTGTTCCGCAACGCCGAGGGGAAATCCTTCCAGGACGTCACATTCTCGGCCGACGTCGGCAATCTCCAGAAGGGGCACGGCGTGGCGTTCGGCGACATCGACAACGACGGCGACCAGGACATCCTCGAGGAGATGGGTGGCTGGTTCGAGAGCGACATGGCCCCGACCGTCCTGTTCATGAATCCCGGACACGGGAACCATTTCGTCACCCTCAGGCTGGAAGGCCGGCGGTCGAACCGATCGGCGATAGGCAGCCGCCTCAAGGTGCGCGTCACGACAACGGCCGGTCCGCGCGACATCTATTCCACGGGCGGCACGGGCGGCAGCTTCGGGGGGAACAGCCTGCAGCAGGAGATGGGACTGGGCCGCGCCACCTCCATCGATTCGATCGAGGTTCGCTGGCCCGCGACCGGGGCGACCCAGGTGTTCCGCGACGCGGCCCTGGATCGCGTCTATCGGATCGTCGAGGGGGACCCGGCCCTCGCCCCGGTCACCCTGACCGCCGTCGATTTCTGA